The Oxalobacteraceae bacterium OTU3CINTB1 genome includes a window with the following:
- a CDS encoding HIT family protein, protein MTAAFADTCDLCRLLAAPAEGVVIWSDDQLSVIAVEDAEYPGFTRVVWNAHVKEMTDLDAAERGHVMDVVFAVESAQRAVMAPEKINLASFGNMTPHVHWHVIPRYLDDAHFPNASFATAVRSGAPEVLAARRALVPALHAAIVERLNA, encoded by the coding sequence GTGACGGCGGCCTTTGCTGACACCTGTGATCTTTGCCGGCTGCTGGCGGCGCCCGCCGAGGGCGTCGTCATCTGGAGCGACGATCAGCTGTCGGTGATCGCCGTCGAGGATGCCGAGTATCCGGGCTTCACGCGCGTGGTGTGGAACGCCCACGTCAAGGAAATGACGGATCTGGATGCGGCCGAGCGCGGCCATGTGATGGATGTCGTGTTCGCGGTGGAGTCGGCGCAGCGCGCCGTGATGGCGCCGGAGAAGATCAACCTCGCCAGCTTCGGCAACATGACGCCGCACGTGCACTGGCATGTGATTCCGCGTTATCTGGACGATGCGCATTTTCCCAACGCGAGCTTTGCCACGGCCGTGCGGTCCGGCGCGCCGGAAGTGCTGGCCGCGCGCCGCGCGCTGGTGCCGGCGCTGCACGCCGCGATTGTCGAACGTTTAAACGCCTGA
- a CDS encoding DUF971 domain-containing protein, with product MSTKNPTAITVHNKSKVLDIAFDDGASFTIPFELMRVYSPSAEVMGHGPGQEVLQVGKREVGIAAMDPVGNYAVQPTFTDGHNTGLFTWDYLYKLGNEKDKLWQDYMDRLHASGLEGDSGRDPANTPAPAPHVHGPSCGHKH from the coding sequence ATGAGCACCAAGAATCCAACCGCCATCACCGTCCACAACAAGTCCAAGGTGCTCGACATCGCCTTCGACGACGGCGCCTCGTTCACGATTCCGTTCGAGCTGATGCGCGTGTATTCGCCGTCGGCCGAGGTCATGGGCCACGGCCCCGGCCAGGAAGTGCTGCAAGTCGGCAAGCGCGAAGTGGGCATCGCGGCGATGGACCCGGTCGGCAACTACGCGGTGCAGCCGACCTTTACCGACGGACACAATACAGGATTGTTCACGTGGGATTACCTGTACAAGCTCGGTAACGAGAAGGACAAGCTGTGGCAGGATTATATGGACCGCCTGCATGCTTCGGGACTGGAAGGCGACAGCGGCCGCGATCCCGCCAACACCCCGGCGCCGGCGCCGCACGTGCATGGTCCATCCTGCGGGCACAAACACTAG
- a CDS encoding aliphatic sulfonate ABC transporter substrate-binding protein: MKNIAAGLLLALPLLAHSAPAITIGFQKSSGLLGILKNQGTLEKAFAGQQIKWIEFPAGPQMLEALNAGSIDFGSTGAPPPVFGQAAGIDLLYVAAEPAPVNSEAIFVPKDSTARTVADLKDKKVAFQKGSGSHFLLASALQKAGLKLSDIKPVYLSPSDARAAFVSGGIDAWVVWDPYFASAQKSYQVRVLSDYTGLPQANGFYLASRKFAAQSPKVLSALLEQVALTGQWANGHTKEVSAMLAPQMGLPADIVATWQRRTLYGAVPVSAAIAANQQRVADVFYQQKLIPKPINVAVSVWPWQPTGGR; the protein is encoded by the coding sequence ATGAAGAACATCGCCGCCGGCTTGCTGCTGGCCCTTCCCCTGCTGGCGCACAGCGCGCCGGCCATCACCATCGGCTTCCAGAAAAGCAGCGGCTTGCTGGGCATCTTGAAGAATCAGGGCACGCTGGAGAAGGCCTTCGCCGGCCAGCAGATCAAGTGGATCGAATTCCCGGCCGGTCCGCAGATGCTGGAGGCGCTCAACGCCGGCAGCATCGATTTCGGCAGCACGGGGGCGCCGCCGCCGGTGTTCGGGCAGGCGGCCGGCATCGACCTGCTGTACGTCGCGGCCGAGCCGGCGCCGGTCAACAGCGAGGCGATCTTCGTACCGAAGGACTCGACGGCGCGCACGGTGGCGGATTTGAAAGACAAGAAGGTCGCGTTCCAGAAGGGATCGGGGTCGCACTTCCTGCTGGCGTCGGCGTTGCAGAAGGCGGGCTTGAAGCTCAGCGACATCAAGCCGGTGTACCTGTCGCCATCAGATGCGCGGGCGGCGTTCGTCAGCGGCGGCATCGATGCGTGGGTGGTGTGGGACCCGTACTTCGCGTCGGCGCAGAAGTCGTATCAGGTGCGGGTGCTGAGCGACTATACGGGCCTGCCGCAGGCGAACGGATTCTATCTGGCGTCGCGCAAGTTCGCCGCGCAGTCGCCGAAGGTGTTGTCGGCGCTATTGGAACAGGTGGCGCTGACCGGCCAGTGGGCCAACGGGCACACGAAGGAAGTGAGCGCGATGCTGGCGCCGCAAATGGGACTGCCAGCGGATATCGTGGCGACCTGGCAGCGCCGCACGCTTTATGGCGCGGTGCCGGTCAGCGCCGCCATCGCCGCCAATCAGCAGCGCGTGGCGGACGTGTTCTATCAGCAGAAATTGATACCGAAGCCGATCAATGTGGCAGTAAGCGTCTGGCCGTGGCAACCGACCGGCGGCAGGTAA
- a CDS encoding LacI family DNA-binding transcriptional regulator, giving the protein MSDPEITRKRRGSGRATIHDVARLAEVGSITVSRYFTEPGRVAPTRSARIAAAVKQLGYVPNLMAGSLASSHSRIIGMVIPNISGPIFASTIQSFSDTLSRHGYQLLLASSYFSAKQEENAVRAFLGWKPAALVVTGRFHNRATEKLLSEAGIPVVETWDYEPRRKPIQVGYSNHVVGEQAARYLYAKGYRRIAFVQNSLAGDLSAVDRSDGYAAVMHEHGLQPNIYVPTAEAPFDAGKQAIEALALKPAKRSGRNAEAIIFANDNLAAGALLAGQRAGLEIPKQCAIVGFGDYPFSPLLLPSLTTIRPPGREIGEIAALRILEQLGVLPASGQDTRLNLLACELIERESA; this is encoded by the coding sequence ATGAGCGATCCGGAAATCACACGCAAGCGCCGTGGCTCCGGCCGCGCGACCATCCACGACGTGGCGCGGCTGGCGGAAGTCGGCTCGATCACTGTGTCGCGCTACTTCACGGAGCCGGGCCGCGTGGCGCCCACGCGCAGCGCGCGCATCGCCGCCGCCGTCAAGCAGTTGGGCTATGTGCCGAACCTGATGGCGGGCAGTCTGGCGTCGTCGCACAGCCGCATCATCGGCATGGTGATCCCGAATATCTCCGGCCCGATCTTCGCCAGCACGATCCAGAGTTTCAGCGACACGTTAAGCCGACACGGTTATCAACTGCTGCTGGCGTCAAGTTACTTCTCGGCCAAGCAGGAGGAGAACGCGGTGCGCGCCTTCCTCGGCTGGAAGCCGGCGGCGCTGGTGGTGACAGGGCGGTTCCACAACCGCGCAACGGAAAAGCTGCTATCGGAGGCAGGGATCCCGGTGGTCGAAACATGGGACTACGAACCGCGCCGCAAGCCGATCCAAGTCGGCTACTCCAATCACGTGGTTGGGGAGCAGGCGGCGCGCTATCTGTACGCCAAAGGCTACCGCCGCATCGCCTTCGTGCAAAACAGCCTGGCGGGCGACCTCAGTGCCGTGGACCGCAGCGACGGCTACGCGGCCGTGATGCACGAGCATGGGCTGCAACCGAACATCTACGTACCGACGGCCGAGGCGCCGTTCGACGCCGGGAAACAGGCCATTGAGGCGCTGGCGCTCAAGCCTGCAAAGCGCAGCGGCCGGAATGCTGAAGCGATCATCTTCGCCAACGACAATCTGGCGGCGGGCGCCTTGCTGGCGGGCCAGCGCGCCGGGCTGGAGATACCCAAACAGTGCGCCATTGTCGGCTTCGGCGACTATCCGTTCTCGCCGCTGCTGCTTCCCAGTTTGACCACCATCCGGCCGCCGGGACGCGAGATCGGCGAGATCGCCGCGCTGCGCATCCTCGAACAATTGGGCGTGCTGCCGGCGTCCGGTCAGGACACGCGCCTCAACCTGCTGGCCTGCGAACTTATCGAGCGCGAAAGCGCATAA
- a CDS encoding TonB-dependent receptor yields the protein MKNNSKNIGALTLGALLVSSAWAGGLDAADALDAASAPILDRADSAAVPSVTVSATRRNTSLQSVPVAVSVLNGDDLAQANRTSIDTIVQEVPSVTFRQQGGNKDSTIFVRGIGTISTSPGVEPTVSTVIDGVVYARPGQATLDLLDIEHIEILRGPQGTLFGKNASSGVLNVIGRKPSEQTSGFVDASWYEGNEKRVRGGLSGTIQPGVVSAAVTALYADYDGNVDNVHAGGGKVNGYDRKGVRARVDITPNKDLDVSLIADYLRSNATPSFTAYKSTSAPFSQAIAPVVASTENRSINTDIPSDIRDTNKGLSAQVDWRNGGYTLTSITAVRDWDNQQYTSTSAIGNAAEVARISAAYPATRDIGTVDFRQVSQELRLASPKDQFLEYVVGAFYLHGKDREMYQRIVVTTTASNAGRADYGVKNDSYSLFGESTLNLTPEWRAIVGARWTKDELSYDHVRTSTSTAAFPGVQPGVSNSGSTSEDGYSGRLGLQYQLSRDVNAYATYSRGYKGPAYNVFFNMLGRDTLALKPETSDSFELGLKASAFDRRLTANVAVFNTKYSNYQANFFDTVAGTVITRLINAGDVSTKGVELDINARPTRQLTLTASLAYTDARIDSFNCPPAATASCNLNGQPLPFSPKWKSFTRANYALPLQNGLIVDFSADYTYQAKTQFDLFQSPDAIQGAYGVINAGIALSSTPGGWRVALVGKNLANKSYATNLVTSTGYVTRAVPRDDERYFGITARKEF from the coding sequence ATGAAGAACAACAGTAAAAATATCGGTGCGCTGACGTTGGGCGCTTTGCTTGTCAGCTCGGCGTGGGCGGGCGGGTTGGATGCGGCTGATGCCCTGGACGCGGCCAGCGCACCCATTCTGGATCGCGCCGACAGCGCCGCCGTTCCCAGCGTGACGGTCAGCGCGACGCGCCGCAACACCTCGCTGCAATCGGTGCCGGTGGCTGTGTCGGTGTTGAACGGTGACGACCTGGCACAGGCCAACCGCACCAGCATCGACACGATCGTCCAGGAAGTGCCGAGTGTGACGTTCCGCCAGCAGGGCGGTAACAAGGATTCGACGATCTTTGTGCGCGGTATCGGTACCATCTCGACTTCTCCCGGCGTGGAACCGACTGTGTCGACGGTGATCGACGGCGTGGTGTATGCGCGCCCGGGCCAGGCGACGCTGGATTTGCTGGACATCGAGCATATTGAAATCCTGCGCGGCCCGCAGGGAACCTTGTTCGGCAAAAACGCGTCGTCCGGCGTGCTGAATGTGATCGGCCGCAAACCATCGGAACAAACCAGCGGCTTTGTCGACGCTTCCTGGTACGAGGGCAACGAGAAGCGCGTGCGCGGCGGCCTGTCCGGCACGATCCAGCCAGGCGTGGTCAGCGCCGCCGTCACCGCGCTGTATGCGGACTACGACGGCAACGTCGATAACGTGCATGCCGGCGGCGGCAAGGTGAATGGCTACGACCGCAAGGGCGTACGCGCCCGCGTCGACATCACGCCGAACAAGGATCTGGATGTGAGCCTGATCGCCGACTATCTGCGTTCGAACGCGACACCTTCCTTCACCGCCTACAAATCCACCAGCGCGCCGTTCTCGCAGGCGATCGCGCCGGTCGTCGCGTCCACCGAAAACCGCAGTATCAACACCGATATCCCAAGCGATATCCGCGATACTAACAAAGGCTTGTCGGCGCAGGTCGACTGGCGCAACGGCGGCTACACACTGACTTCGATCACCGCCGTGCGTGACTGGGACAACCAGCAGTACACCAGCACCTCGGCCATCGGCAACGCGGCGGAGGTGGCGCGCATCTCGGCCGCGTATCCTGCGACGCGCGATATCGGCACCGTCGATTTCCGCCAAGTGTCGCAAGAACTGAGGCTGGCGTCGCCGAAGGATCAGTTCCTCGAATACGTCGTCGGCGCGTTCTACTTGCATGGCAAGGACCGCGAAATGTACCAGCGCATCGTCGTCACCACCACTGCGTCGAACGCCGGCCGCGCTGACTATGGCGTCAAGAACGACAGTTACTCGCTGTTCGGCGAGAGCACGCTCAATCTGACGCCGGAGTGGCGCGCCATCGTCGGCGCGCGCTGGACCAAGGACGAACTGTCCTACGACCATGTCCGCACTTCGACATCGACGGCGGCTTTCCCCGGCGTTCAGCCCGGCGTAAGCAACAGCGGTTCGACCAGCGAGGACGGCTACTCCGGGCGTTTGGGCCTGCAGTACCAGCTGTCGCGCGACGTGAACGCCTACGCGACCTACTCTCGCGGCTACAAGGGACCGGCCTATAACGTCTTCTTCAACATGCTTGGCCGCGACACTTTGGCGCTGAAGCCTGAAACGTCCGATTCGTTCGAACTGGGACTGAAGGCGAGCGCCTTCGATCGCCGGCTGACCGCCAACGTGGCAGTCTTCAATACCAAGTACTCCAACTATCAAGCCAACTTCTTCGATACCGTCGCCGGCACCGTGATCACGCGCCTGATCAACGCGGGCGACGTCTCGACCAAGGGCGTCGAGCTGGATATCAATGCGCGGCCAACCCGCCAGCTGACGTTGACCGCGTCGCTGGCCTACACCGATGCGCGTATCGACAGCTTCAACTGCCCGCCGGCCGCCACGGCGTCGTGCAACCTGAATGGCCAGCCGTTGCCGTTCTCGCCGAAGTGGAAGTCCTTCACCCGCGCCAACTACGCGCTGCCGCTGCAAAACGGCTTGATCGTCGACTTCTCGGCCGACTATACGTATCAGGCCAAGACGCAGTTCGACCTGTTCCAGTCGCCGGATGCGATCCAGGGCGCGTATGGCGTTATCAACGCCGGCATCGCGTTGTCGTCGACGCCGGGCGGCTGGCGCGTCGCGCTGGTGGGTAAAAACCTGGCCAACAAATCCTACGCCACCAATCTGGTCACTTCGACCGGCTACGTCACGCGCGCCGTGCCAAGGGACGACGAGCGTTACTTCGGCATCACCGCGCGCAAGGAGTTCTGA
- a CDS encoding LLM class flavin-dependent oxidoreductase: MTRQLSIAAFMMRHGHHVAAWRHPQTDLESNPFKVFRQQVQSAERACLDAVFFADSLALTGGVPALEPLTLLSALAASTEKIGLVGTATTTYNEPYTVARQFASLDQISEGRAGWNLVTSDNAAEAANFGRDQHVAHAARYERAREFHQVVTGLWDSWEDGALINDKDGGRLIDPAKLRKLDHRGPHFAVAGPLNVSRSPQGRPVVVQAGGSEAGRDLAAATAEVVFTAQPSLAKAQDFYRDMKRRVAGHGRRPESLKVMPGLFAVVGRSQGEADDKFGQLQRLIEPKAGLALLGRMIGNFDLSGYPLDGPLPDLPQTQDGQRSRQQLLTDLAQGENLTIRQLYERIAGGRGHFTVVGTAQAVADQMQAWFEQEAADGFNFMAPALPGGLDDFLSLVVPELQRRGLFRTEYRGTTLREHLGLKAVDNSW; encoded by the coding sequence ATGACGCGTCAATTGAGCATCGCCGCCTTCATGATGCGGCACGGGCACCATGTGGCCGCGTGGCGCCATCCGCAAACGGACCTGGAGTCGAATCCGTTCAAGGTATTCCGGCAGCAGGTGCAAAGCGCGGAGCGGGCCTGCCTTGACGCGGTGTTCTTCGCCGACAGCCTGGCGCTGACCGGCGGCGTACCGGCGCTGGAGCCGTTGACCTTATTGTCGGCGCTGGCCGCATCGACCGAAAAGATCGGTTTGGTCGGCACCGCCACCACCACCTACAACGAGCCTTACACGGTGGCGCGCCAGTTCGCGTCGCTCGATCAGATATCGGAAGGCAGGGCGGGGTGGAACCTGGTCACGTCCGACAACGCGGCGGAGGCGGCCAATTTTGGCCGCGACCAGCACGTGGCGCACGCGGCGCGTTATGAGCGCGCGCGAGAATTTCATCAGGTTGTCACGGGATTGTGGGATAGTTGGGAAGATGGGGCGCTTATTAACGACAAGGATGGCGGCCGGCTGATCGATCCCGCCAAGCTGCGCAAGCTGGATCATCGCGGCCCGCATTTCGCTGTCGCCGGACCGCTGAACGTGTCGCGCAGCCCGCAGGGGCGGCCGGTGGTGGTGCAGGCCGGCGGTTCCGAGGCGGGGCGCGATCTGGCCGCCGCCACGGCGGAGGTGGTGTTCACGGCGCAGCCCTCGCTGGCGAAGGCGCAGGATTTTTACCGCGACATGAAGCGCCGCGTGGCGGGGCACGGCCGCAGGCCGGAGTCGCTGAAGGTGATGCCCGGCTTGTTCGCCGTGGTGGGGCGTTCTCAGGGCGAGGCGGACGACAAGTTCGGTCAGTTGCAGCGTTTGATCGAGCCCAAGGCCGGTCTGGCGCTGCTGGGACGCATGATCGGCAACTTCGATTTGTCGGGCTATCCGCTGGACGGGCCGCTGCCGGATCTGCCGCAGACGCAGGACGGGCAGCGCAGCCGCCAGCAGTTGCTGACCGATCTGGCGCAGGGCGAGAATTTGACGATACGCCAGCTGTACGAGCGCATCGCCGGCGGGCGTGGACACTTCACGGTCGTCGGCACGGCGCAGGCGGTGGCAGATCAGATGCAGGCGTGGTTCGAGCAGGAGGCAGCGGACGGTTTCAATTTCATGGCGCCGGCGCTGCCGGGAGGCCTGGATGATTTTCTGTCGCTGGTGGTGCCGGAATTGCAGCGGCGCGGCTTGTTCCGCACCGAGTACCGTGGCACGACGTTGCGGGAGCATCTGGGGCTGAAGGCCGTTGATAATTCGTGGTGA
- a CDS encoding dienelactone hydrolase yields the protein MKVASRIVIAAVAVSAFIAPLHAQEYFGDFRPDAPELAARGSLPVGVRTLVAEHADQIDVLRYSDANPNPRYTRKLTLEVWYPATLAAGQKEHTVYNDVLGSGPNDPARPNTPFQFNGRAARDAAPVAGRYPLVIVSHGYPGSRLQMSYLTENLASKGYVVVAIDHPESTRADKAGFASTLLNRRLDDLFVLDSVTAWAKPGSGNFLAGVVDVGNTALIGYSMGAYGALNTVGAGVSAAAAAFVPGGKLAVNQQGNADYASHRDARIKAVVAFAPWGGAHKVWDADGLAGVRTPTLFITGDQDDVAGYKDGVVRIFEGAVNADRYLLTYQGARHNSAPNPPSPAMWSSFDDFQSYAEPVWDSRRINNINQHFVTAFLGIHLKAQALQPYLELPPLAADGTIKPDPGLWKGFRKRAALGLEWRHLPPQSAR from the coding sequence ATGAAGGTAGCTAGCAGGATTGTGATCGCGGCGGTAGCCGTATCGGCATTCATCGCGCCATTGCACGCACAAGAATACTTCGGCGACTTCCGTCCCGACGCGCCTGAACTGGCCGCGCGCGGCTCGTTGCCGGTCGGCGTGCGCACCTTGGTCGCCGAGCATGCGGACCAGATAGACGTGCTCCGTTACAGCGACGCCAATCCGAATCCGCGCTACACCCGCAAGCTCACACTGGAAGTCTGGTATCCGGCCACCCTTGCGGCGGGACAAAAGGAACATACGGTTTATAACGATGTGTTGGGCTCCGGTCCGAACGATCCCGCCCGGCCCAACACGCCATTCCAGTTCAACGGCCGCGCGGCGCGCGACGCGGCGCCGGTCGCCGGACGCTATCCGCTGGTGATCGTCTCGCACGGCTATCCCGGTTCGCGCCTGCAAATGAGCTACCTGACCGAGAACCTGGCGTCGAAGGGCTACGTCGTGGTGGCGATCGACCATCCCGAATCCACCCGCGCCGACAAGGCCGGTTTCGCCAGCACCCTGCTGAACCGCCGCCTGGACGACCTGTTTGTGCTCGACAGCGTGACGGCTTGGGCCAAGCCGGGCAGCGGCAACTTCCTCGCCGGCGTGGTCGATGTCGGCAATACCGCTTTGATCGGCTACTCGATGGGCGCATACGGCGCGCTGAACACCGTCGGCGCGGGCGTGAGTGCCGCCGCCGCCGCGTTTGTCCCCGGCGGCAAGCTGGCCGTGAACCAGCAGGGCAACGCGGACTACGCATCGCACCGCGACGCCCGCATCAAGGCGGTGGTGGCGTTCGCCCCTTGGGGCGGCGCGCACAAGGTATGGGATGCCGATGGGCTGGCCGGCGTGCGCACGCCAACCTTGTTCATTACCGGAGACCAGGACGACGTGGCCGGCTACAAGGATGGCGTGGTGCGTATCTTCGAGGGCGCCGTCAATGCGGACCGCTACCTGCTGACCTACCAGGGCGCTCGCCACAACTCGGCGCCAAACCCGCCGTCGCCGGCGATGTGGTCCAGTTTCGACGATTTCCAGTCCTATGCCGAGCCGGTGTGGGACAGCCGCCGCATCAACAACATCAACCAGCATTTCGTGACGGCCTTCCTCGGCATCCACCTCAAGGCGCAGGCGTTGCAGCCGTATCTGGAGCTACCGCCGCTGGCCGCCGACGGCACCATCAAGCCCGATCCTGGCCTGTGGAAGGGCTTCCGCAAGCGCGCCGCGCTTGGGCTCGAGTGGCGCCATCTGCCCCCACAATCGGCCCGATAG
- the ubiE gene encoding bifunctional demethylmenaquinone methyltransferase/2-methoxy-6-polyprenyl-1,4-benzoquinol methylase UbiE, with translation MTNTTHFGYKTVAEDDKVREVAKVFHSVAAKYDIMNDVMSGGLHRLWKTFTIANAAVRPGFKCLDIAGGTGDLAKVFAKQAGPTGEVWLTDINESMLRVGRDRLLNRGLLTPTLLCDAEKLPFPDNYFDRVSVAFGLRNMTHKDQALAEMRRVLKPGGKLLVLEFSKVATPLQKPYDIYSFKVLPWMGQKIAGDAESYRYLAESIRMHPDQDTLKTMMEEAGLERVTYYNLTAGVAALHTGIKL, from the coding sequence ATGACAAATACCACTCATTTCGGTTACAAAACCGTCGCGGAAGACGACAAAGTCCGCGAAGTTGCCAAGGTTTTCCACTCCGTCGCCGCCAAGTACGACATCATGAACGACGTCATGTCGGGTGGCCTGCACCGTCTGTGGAAGACGTTCACCATCGCCAACGCGGCCGTGCGCCCCGGTTTCAAGTGCCTCGACATCGCCGGCGGCACGGGCGACCTGGCCAAGGTATTCGCCAAGCAGGCCGGCCCGACGGGCGAGGTCTGGCTGACCGACATCAACGAGTCGATGTTGCGCGTCGGCCGCGACCGCCTCTTGAATCGCGGCCTGTTGACCCCCACCTTACTGTGTGACGCGGAGAAATTGCCCTTTCCGGACAACTATTTCGACCGCGTCAGCGTCGCCTTCGGGCTGCGCAACATGACCCACAAGGACCAGGCGCTGGCTGAAATGCGCCGCGTATTGAAGCCCGGCGGCAAGTTGCTGGTGCTGGAGTTTTCGAAGGTGGCGACGCCTTTGCAGAAACCGTACGATATTTATTCATTCAAGGTGCTGCCTTGGATGGGCCAGAAGATTGCCGGCGACGCTGAAAGCTATCGCTATCTGGCCGAGTCGATCCGCATGCACCCGGACCAGGACACGCTCAAGACCATGATGGAAGAGGCGGGTCTGGAACGGGTAACGTATTACAACTTGACGGCAGGTGTGGCCGCTTTACACACCGGTATCAAACTGTAA
- a CDS encoding Tim44-like domain-containing protein has protein sequence MNMKKLMISAVVALSAFTMLAEATARPAGGNRSIGRQSQNVNRMPPAAAPTPAPRQAAPAPAPNAQNAPNAMPAKRPSMWKGILGGALLGLGLGALFSHLGIGGAMAGILSTMLMLALLAGAAYFIFRMFRRKSQPTVAPAGGNFGGNFNGNNNAYNNANAYTAPASGGTPEIGSRLPEQQYQPVQAAPVPHTPWGVPGDFDAVSFLRVAKSNFIRLQAAWDKGDTADIREFTTPEVFAEMKMQINERGAQKDYTDVVSIDAELLGIETSETEYLASVKFTGMIKPAPDALAEPFNEVWNLTKPISGASGWLLAGIQQLA, from the coding sequence ATGAACATGAAAAAACTGATGATCAGCGCGGTTGTTGCGCTGTCCGCGTTCACGATGCTGGCCGAGGCGACCGCGCGTCCCGCCGGCGGCAACCGTTCGATCGGCCGCCAGTCGCAAAACGTCAACCGCATGCCGCCGGCCGCCGCGCCGACCCCCGCACCGCGCCAGGCCGCGCCTGCGCCGGCACCCAACGCACAAAACGCACCGAACGCCATGCCGGCCAAGCGCCCAAGCATGTGGAAAGGTATCCTCGGCGGCGCGCTGCTGGGGCTGGGCCTGGGCGCCTTGTTCTCGCACTTGGGCATCGGCGGCGCGATGGCCGGCATCCTGAGCACGATGCTAATGCTGGCGTTGCTGGCCGGCGCCGCGTACTTCATCTTCCGCATGTTCCGCCGCAAGTCGCAGCCGACCGTGGCCCCGGCAGGTGGCAATTTCGGCGGCAACTTCAACGGCAACAACAATGCGTATAACAACGCGAACGCCTATACCGCGCCTGCGAGCGGCGGCACGCCGGAAATCGGTTCGCGCCTGCCTGAGCAGCAATACCAGCCGGTGCAAGCCGCGCCGGTGCCGCACACCCCGTGGGGCGTGCCGGGCGATTTCGACGCCGTGTCGTTCCTGCGCGTTGCCAAGAGCAACTTCATCCGCCTGCAAGCGGCCTGGGACAAGGGCGACACCGCCGATATCCGCGAGTTCACGACGCCTGAAGTGTTTGCTGAAATGAAAATGCAAATCAACGAGCGCGGCGCGCAAAAGGATTACACCGACGTCGTCAGCATCGACGCCGAGCTGCTGGGCATCGAGACCAGCGAAACCGAATACTTGGCCAGCGTCAAGTTCACCGGCATGATCAAGCCGGCGCCGGACGCGCTGGCCGAGCCGTTCAACGAGGTGTGGAACCTGACCAAGCCGATCTCCGGCGCCTCGGGCTGGTTGCTTGCTGGTATTCAACAGTTGGCCTAA
- a CDS encoding SCP2 sterol-binding domain-containing protein, with translation MTPLNFSHFSALLSAAAPASAAVNHLLAQEPWAREQLRRHAGKVACIDAGTVALRLRVTADGMFEAAPADEQARVTIRVKLSDLPLIAQNRERAFSYVRIEGDADFANAISSLSTSLRWEAESDLEKVVGPVAAVRMVSGAKAAFEAVKTGHQKLAENVAEFLLDEKQVLIRPQAVEQFSADVVRLRDDVERAAKRLAKLEQKLGTQ, from the coding sequence ATGACCCCACTGAATTTCAGCCACTTTTCCGCCCTGTTATCGGCCGCCGCGCCTGCCAGCGCGGCCGTCAACCATTTGCTGGCGCAGGAGCCGTGGGCGCGAGAGCAGTTGCGTCGCCACGCCGGCAAGGTCGCCTGCATCGATGCCGGCACCGTCGCGCTGCGCCTGCGCGTGACGGCCGACGGTATGTTCGAGGCCGCACCGGCGGACGAGCAGGCCCGGGTTACCATCAGGGTCAAACTGTCGGACTTGCCGCTGATCGCGCAAAACCGCGAACGCGCGTTTTCCTACGTGCGCATCGAGGGCGACGCCGATTTCGCCAACGCCATCTCCAGCCTGAGCACGTCGCTGCGCTGGGAAGCGGAATCCGACCTGGAAAAAGTGGTCGGCCCGGTGGCGGCTGTGCGCATGGTCTCGGGCGCCAAGGCCGCGTTCGAGGCGGTCAAGACGGGCCACCAGAAGCTGGCCGAAAACGTCGCCGAGTTCCTGCTCGATGAAAAACAGGTGCTGATACGCCCGCAGGCGGTCGAGCAATTCTCGGCCGACGTGGTGCGCCTGCGCGATGACGTGGAACGGGCCGCCAAGCGCCTGGCCAAACTGGAACAGAAACTGGGAACCCAATGA